A DNA window from Daucus carota subsp. sativus chromosome 3, DH1 v3.0, whole genome shotgun sequence contains the following coding sequences:
- the LOC108200120 gene encoding PHD finger protein EHD3: protein MDIDNGGIEKYSTYRRRRKRCNSDSQGVCSLFGFLQSIQEPDLRNQRVRMESHTCTNLTHDCSFKDWRKVVLEQMYQSLCTETQGALQDCIRDALVFNHQTGCTTSIKDHVGATSNGSTSESSSCLDGDMWKQALFSVLVSTKFAQLCNLLSGNFLGMNVSSLFNLGLINSRINEGVYKNSPMLFHSDIQQVWTKLRKVGTEMVTLGMSLSEASRASCHNTFHMQETNGLSKVGQRDGCCSGACTCRHCEGKTEGRDCLVCDNCKDIYHVSCIEPVQESSWKIWCCAKCRSCGVGSRHEFCVLCESINAPRSSCTGVDGLAASGKELEESSYDLEQNGLESDEATLPCCKICKIDIGVEDFRICGHPFCPNKYYHTRCLTVEQLNSYGNRWYCPSCLCRECLTDQDDDKIVLCDGCDQAFHIYCMQPPRASIPKGNWFCTNCDEGIQRIREAKKAYANSQCKMIKKAERENGAYENGQVGVSKEMEGEVDTSGGVDMLLTAAKTLNNED, encoded by the exons ATGGATATTGATAATGGGGGAATTGAAAAATATAGCACCTACAGGAGGCGGCGCAAGCGTTGCAATTCAGATAGCCAAGGA GTGTGTAGTTTATTCGGTTTTTTACAGTCCATTCAAGAGCCAGATTTGCGTAACCAAAGAGTTAGGATGGAATCACACACTTGCACCAATTTGACTCATGACTGCTCATTCAAGGACTGGCGAAAGGTTGTTCTCGAACAGATGTATCAATCACTTTGCACCGAGACTCAGGGTGCTTTACAGGACTGTATCCGCGATGCTCTTGTGTTTAATCATCAAACCGGTTGCACTACCTCCATCAAG GATCATGTCGGTGCCACTTCAAATGGTTCCACAAGTGAATCAAGTTCCTGTTTAGACGGTGATATGTGGAAGCAGGCTTTGTTCAGTGTTTTAGTATCAACTAAGTTTGCTCAACTCTGTAACTTGCTTTCTGGAAATTTCCTTGGGATGAACGTTAGTAGTCTCTTCAACCTCGGTTTAATTAATTCAAGAATCAATGAGGGGGTGTACAAAAATTCGCCCATGCTTTTTCACTCGGATATTCAACAG GTATGGACAAAGCTTCGGAAGGTTGGCACTGAAATGGTCACACTTGGTATGAGTCTCTCGGAAGCATCAAGGGCATCTTGTCATAACACG TTTCATATGCAAGAAACTAACGGGCTTTCCAAAGTGGGTCAAAGAGATGGCTGTTGCTCTGGAGCCTGTACATGCAGGCATTGTGAAGGCAAAACCGAGGGTAGAGATTGTCTAGTGTGTGACAACTGTAAGGACATTTATCATGTTTCTTGTATTGAACCCGTTCAAGAATCTTCCTGGAAAATCTGGTGCTGTGCAAAGTGCAGATCATGTGGCGTTGGATCACGCCACGAGTTTTGTGTACTCTGTGAAAGTATAAATGCTCCACGATCTTCCTGTACTGGAGTTGATGGACTTGCAGCCAGTGGGAAAGAACTGGAGGAAAGCTCTTATGATCTAGAGCAAAATGGGCTCGAAAGTGATGAGGCAACTTTGCCTTGCtgcaaaatatgtaaaattgaCATAGGAGTTGAGGACTTTAGGATATGTGGTCACCCTTTTTGCCCTAACAAGTATTACCACACGAGGTGCTTGACAGTTGAGCAGCTGAATTCATATGGTAATCGTTGGTATTGCCCTTCTTGCCTATGCAGAGAATGTCTAACTGATCAAGATGATGATAAGATTGTGTTATGTGATGGTTGTGATCAAGCCTTCCACATTTACTGCATGCAACCACCACGCGCGTCAATCCCCAAGGGAAACTGGTTTTGCACAAACTGCGATGAAGGGATACAACGCATACGCGAGGCAAAGAAGGCATATGCAAATTCTCAATGTAAAATGATAAAGAAAGCTGAAAGGGAAAACGGAGCGTATGAAAATGGCCAAGTAGGCGTAAGCAAAGAGATGGAAGGGGAGGTCGATACGTCTGGTGGTGTGGACATGCTTTTAACTGCAGCAAAGACTTTGAACAATGAAGATTGA